The nucleotide sequence CCTGGTTTTGGCTTTTTTCTCAATAACGAAATGGATGACTTTGCTATCCTTGAAGGAGTTCCGAATTCCTATGGACTTCTAGGAGGCAAGGCCAACTTTATCAAAAGTGATAAGCGTCCCTTAAGTTCAATGACTCCCACTATAGTATTTAAAAATGATAAACCCTACCTCTGTACCGGAAGCCCTGGCGGAAGTCGCATCATCACCACTGTATTACAGGTTCTCGTCAATATAATCGACTTTAATATGGATTTACGAGAAGCGACTTTACGCCCCAGAATCCACCATCAATGGCTTCCTGATCAACTTGAGTACGAAGCTGGTTTAGATGAAAACATAGTCGAAAGCCTCAAAGCAAAAGGACATAACACAAAGGAAGTTTCCCCATTTGGTTGTACCGAAACTATTATGATTCGCTATGATGGCAAACACGGTTTTGCCGACCCAAGAAGAATCGACGGTAAGGCCCTGGGACTCTAATTTCGTGCCACTAAAGCATCAAGCTCTCATCGATAAAATGCAAGATGCCTGTACCCACAAACAGATTTCTGGATTTCGCTTAAATGTGCTCTCTCAGCTATTAAAAATCCCCCCTGGCCAAGTGACTACCTATGGACTCTTGGCAAAATCTATTAATTGTCATTCTGCACAAGCCATTGGTCAAGCCTTAAAAGCCAATCCCTGGGCTCCCCATGTCCCCTGTCACCGAGTGATAAAAAGTGATTTACGCATAGGCGGCTTCTTTGGCCAAAGATCGGGTATACAAATAAATAAAAAACTTTCTCTCTTAGATTCTGAAGGCGTTTTCTTTGACAAAGACGGCATTCTTTTAGATTCGACTGCAATCTTTAATTTTGAATAGGATATAACATGAGTACGACAAAAGATGATAAATTAAGTGTAGACATGGCTCTACTTTTGGCACGACTAGCCTTTGGAGGATCCATGTTGATGGCTCATGGTTGGCCAAAACTACAAAACTTCACCTTAGTAAGTGAAAAGTTCCCTTCTTTATTTGGGCTGAGTTCAAGCACTTGCCTAGGACTAGCTGTCTTTGCAGAATTTTTCTGCTCCATACTCTTAATCCTAGGTTTAACTAGCCGTTTTGCTCTCTCACAACTCATCGCTACTATGGCCGTAGGCGTTTACTTTCATACTACTGTATTAAAGCAACAACTATTTGATGCTCCTGGAAAACCCAGTGGAGAGCTCCCTTTTATCTACCTCATGATTTTTATAATACTCATGATTTTAGGCTCTGGTCGAGTTTCTTTAGATGCTGTTATTAAAACAAAAAGAGCCAATCGACCTACAAGCAAACCCTCAAGTAAGTCTAGTGATAAAAAAAAGGCCCCTAAGAAAAAATAACCCTTGCTAGCCGCTACAGATCTGCAAGCATCTCAGACCTTATACCCTAAAATATTTGCTTTTACATTTTTCTTGTAATAATCTAATAGTCAGAATATATAAAGGAGAATGTATGCGGTTTGTAGGATATTTATTGATGTTGTCTTGTGGCTTAGTTTTATCCGCCACAGAACTCAAAATCTATATTGATGCCGACTTCTCCAATTATTATGAATCGAGTCGAGCCATCGAAGTGGGCATCCTTTCTTCTTTAGAACACAATAAAAAAAAGCTAGCCGGCCAAAAAATCACCGTCCACAAACTCGATCACCGGGGCAATAGTCGGCGCAGTCTCAAGAACATAAAAATGGCTGCTGCTGACCCAAAAACCTTAGCGGTTTTTTGCGGAATGCATTCTCCTCCCGTATTAGCTAACCAAAAATTCATCAACGACAATCAATTATTACTCCTAAACCCGTGGGCTGCAGCGGCTCCGATTACTCGTTCTCAATCCAAACACAATTATATTTTTCGACTCTCATTAGACGATTCAACCGTCGGTCAATTTTTAATCACTAGCGGTATAAAAATCCATAAAATACAGCGTCCCTACCTCTTATTAGAAGATACTGCTTGGGGTAAAAACAACTGGAAAACTCTTTCCCGCGCAATTAATAAAGCTGAAATTCGTAAGTCGGGAGTCACTTGGTTCAAATGGGGCTTATCACAATACGCAATTGATAAACTTATATTGAACCTCAAACAATCGAATGCCGACAGCATTGTTCTAGTGGGCAACGCTATGGAAAGCTCAAAAATAGTTAACGCCATTAGTGACGCTAACTTGAAAATACCTATAATTTCCCACTGGGGAATTACAGGCGGCCGCTTCTACGATAGCTTAAATTCTAAGGCGAAAAAATACCCACTATTATTTATTCAATCTTCCCTAGATATGTCCTCCAATTCAAATAACGAAATTATCAAAAAGTGTTCACTCTTATTCCCCGATGATTTCAACAATAATTACATCAAATCCCCTAGTGGTTTCCTCCACGCCTATGACTTAAGCTCTTTATTAATAGAAGCGTCACAGCATGAATTTAAAAAAAGGGGCTTAGACCTAAGGGAGGCCGTGAAGCGTAAGCTTGAGACTCTAAGCACACCTGTAAAAGGCTTAATCAAAACTTATCACAAGCCTTTTCAAGCTTACTCTCCTGATGCTCCTTTTAGTCATGAAGCATTAAACAGCGCTGATTATCGCATGGCTTATTATAATGATCAAGGGCAAATTTCCCACCGAGGAACAGATCATGACTAAGCATTTATCTGCCTACAAAATAAGCGTTAGTGTCATGGTTTTCATTGGCCTCTCCATTATGGTGGGTACAGGCATTATCATCTGCCAAAATTTAACCAATATTTGCCATCAGAACTTTCAAAGCCAAGCCAACATTCGAAGCCAACAATTACAAAAAGAAATCACCCATTACCTGACTCAAAGAACCCGTATTTTGAATGATTTAGCTCAGCTGAGTGTTTTTTCTCAAGCCGTTCTTCAACCTGAACAAAGCGCTGAAGAAGCTCAAAGCTTAATGAATTCTTGGCAACTCCTCGGTAAACATTACCCACTATACTTACTTGACTTTGAAGGCGATGTAATTCGCAGTAGTGAAAATAATGAGTCCGTCTTTGTGATGCATCCTACCATAAAAAGCCTTTTGAAAGAAGAGCTTGATCAAAATGTTGACTTGATCAAGCAAGCCCCTAATCCTCGAATCAGATTGAGTGTTGCAGTTAAACACAACAATCATACAGAAGGAGCTTTAATTACTGAGCTACCCATGACAGAAGCCTACGAGAGCTTGTTACAACTCCTTGGCCCTAGTGAAGGGTTACAAATTTTTCACCATAATGACGAGCTCACTTATTTGGGCCCAAATATACCACAAGCATTCCAACAAAAAATTGAATTAGGCAAAGGCTTTTGGGCAAATATCTATTTTGATTATGCGCCATTTATCAAAACACGAAATCAGGCCTTAGCTCGATATCTACTCATTGCTTTTATAGTGAGCGTTCTCATTACGACAGTAGGCTTTCTCATCATCAACTACCTCTTAATTAAGCCCCTCAGTTCTCTAGAAACACACATGAGTCAATGCACACTCATGTCATCCATAAAAGCTCCTCCAAAACTAATTGTACAGGAGTTTTATAATTTAAAAATCCTTTTTGATAACTTGGTATCCAGCCTAGAAAGTCGCCATAAAAATTTAGAGGATGTAAACACTGAAATGGAACAGCTCGTCCAGCAGCGAACCATAGAGCTCACTGACAAAATTCATGAGTTACAAAAAATGAGTCAGTTCAAATCACACTTTTTTGCCAATATGAGTCACGAAATTCGAACGCCAATGAATGCGATTTATGGTTACACCACCTTACTACAAGAGCTAGAATTAGATGAGCAAGCAAAAAACTATAGCGAATCCATACATCAATCAACTCAAAGTCTCTTAGCCATTATCAACGACGTTTTAGATTTTACAAAAATCCTAGAAGAAAATAGTGAGCTCAACCTTCGAGTATTTAACTTTAACGAACTTTTAAGAAACTTAGAAAAGCTATTTTCTGAATCCTGTGAATCCAAATCCTTAAAACTCAATTTCACTTTACTTGATGAGCCTAATGTATGGGTAAAAGGTGATAAAGATCGCATACGTCAAGTTATGGTCAACCTTATTAGTAACTCAATCAAGTTCACCCCTAATGGTCATATCGATATCATTAGTCAATACCATGACGACACAAATAATGCCTTAATAAATATACAGATTAAAGATTCTGGAAGTGGTATCCCCCCTCTCAAATTAAAAAAATTGATGCATTTCCTTAATGAAAAAACTCCTCTTTCTGAAGAGAGTGGTCTTGGCTTAAAAATAAGTCAAGATTTACTTAAACAGATGGATTCAGAATTATCTATCAGATCTACAGAGAAACAAGGAAGCACCTTTGAATTTGAGCTTCGTTTAGAAAAAATAACTCAAACAGCTAC is from Lentisphaera profundi and encodes:
- a CDS encoding DoxX family protein: MSTTKDDKLSVDMALLLARLAFGGSMLMAHGWPKLQNFTLVSEKFPSLFGLSSSTCLGLAVFAEFFCSILLILGLTSRFALSQLIATMAVGVYFHTTVLKQQLFDAPGKPSGELPFIYLMIFIILMILGSGRVSLDAVIKTKRANRPTSKPSSKSSDKKKAPKKK
- a CDS encoding hybrid sensor histidine kinase/response regulator, with the protein product MTKHLSAYKISVSVMVFIGLSIMVGTGIIICQNLTNICHQNFQSQANIRSQQLQKEITHYLTQRTRILNDLAQLSVFSQAVLQPEQSAEEAQSLMNSWQLLGKHYPLYLLDFEGDVIRSSENNESVFVMHPTIKSLLKEELDQNVDLIKQAPNPRIRLSVAVKHNNHTEGALITELPMTEAYESLLQLLGPSEGLQIFHHNDELTYLGPNIPQAFQQKIELGKGFWANIYFDYAPFIKTRNQALARYLLIAFIVSVLITTVGFLIINYLLIKPLSSLETHMSQCTLMSSIKAPPKLIVQEFYNLKILFDNLVSSLESRHKNLEDVNTEMEQLVQQRTIELTDKIHELQKMSQFKSHFFANMSHEIRTPMNAIYGYTTLLQELELDEQAKNYSESIHQSTQSLLAIINDVLDFTKILEENSELNLRVFNFNELLRNLEKLFSESCESKSLKLNFTLLDEPNVWVKGDKDRIRQVMVNLISNSIKFTPNGHIDIISQYHDDTNNALINIQIKDSGSGIPPLKLKKLMHFLNEKTPLSEESGLGLKISQDLLKQMDSELSIRSTEKQGSTFEFELRLEKITQTATSKKVPIDFSILGYMPDILVVDDNRINLELVRDCLKDLPVNCHLTSSGKGALDFIKSNPTDLILMDCQMPQMDGFEATNKLRELGVDIPIIAFSANAFQDNIDECYKVGMNDYIVKPFEKHIFLEKILTWLKQTNTQTDN
- a CDS encoding MGMT family protein → MPLKHQALIDKMQDACTHKQISGFRLNVLSQLLKIPPGQVTTYGLLAKSINCHSAQAIGQALKANPWAPHVPCHRVIKSDLRIGGFFGQRSGIQINKKLSLLDSEGVFFDKDGILLDSTAIFNFE
- a CDS encoding ABC transporter substrate-binding protein; the protein is MRFVGYLLMLSCGLVLSATELKIYIDADFSNYYESSRAIEVGILSSLEHNKKKLAGQKITVHKLDHRGNSRRSLKNIKMAAADPKTLAVFCGMHSPPVLANQKFINDNQLLLLNPWAAAAPITRSQSKHNYIFRLSLDDSTVGQFLITSGIKIHKIQRPYLLLEDTAWGKNNWKTLSRAINKAEIRKSGVTWFKWGLSQYAIDKLILNLKQSNADSIVLVGNAMESSKIVNAISDANLKIPIISHWGITGGRFYDSLNSKAKKYPLLFIQSSLDMSSNSNNEIIKKCSLLFPDDFNNNYIKSPSGFLHAYDLSSLLIEASQHEFKKRGLDLREAVKRKLETLSTPVKGLIKTYHKPFQAYSPDAPFSHEALNSADYRMAYYNDQGQISHRGTDHD